A genomic region of Arachis hypogaea cultivar Tifrunner chromosome 5, arahy.Tifrunner.gnm2.J5K5, whole genome shotgun sequence contains the following coding sequences:
- the LOC112800440 gene encoding transcription factor NAI1-like, whose product MISTEESWTTWLCDLEEEDYSFINGIIAAPNNYSNSQSQMSNNDNERPSKLPKSTTPTPRRRRTGSAGTGRSPQHAHDHIIAERMRREKISQQFIALSALIPGLKKMDKATVLGDAIKYVKQLQEQVKVLETESKRKSAESVVYVEKSEVCGEEDVSVSDTWSNSGGDGNSSYEVSKAVSRSVLPEVEARVSEKNVLIRIHCEKHKGVLMHILKLIDKLHLSVLNTTSLPFGASIVDITITAEMDDKFSLSAKELARNIRVGVLQSM is encoded by the exons ATGATTTCCACCGAGGAATCATGGACTACTTGGCTCTGTGATTTG GAAGAAGAGgactacagtttcatcaatggcATAATAGCAGCCCCTAATAATTACTCAAACTCACAGTCACAGATGAGTAACAATGATAATGAGAGGCCATCCAAGCTTCCCAAGAGCACCACCCCAACCCCAAGACGCAGAAGAACTGGCTCAGCTGGCACTGGCAGATCCCCCCAACACGCCCATGATCACATCATTGCCgaaagaatgagaagggaaaagATTAGCCAACAGTTCATAGCACTTTCTGCCCTTATTCCAGGCCTAAAAAAG ATGGACAAGGCGACGGTGTTAGGCGACGCTATCAAGTACGTGAAGCAGCTACAAGAGCAAGTGAAGGTTCTAGAAACTGAAAGCAAAAGGAAAAGCGCGGAGTCTGTTGTGTATGTTGAGAAATCTGAGGTGTGCGGAGAGGAAGATGTGTCTGTGTCAGACACTTGGTCAAATTCAGGGGGGGATGGAAACTCATCGTACGAAGTGTCAAAAGCAGTGAGTAGGTCGGTGCTGCCTGAAGTGGAGGCAAGAGTGTCTGAGAAGAACGTCCTCATCCGGATCCACTGCGAGAAACACAAAGGAGTGTTGATGCACATTCTCAAGCTCATTGACAAACTCCATCTCTCTGTTCTTAACACCACTTCCTTGCCTTTTGGAGCCTCCATCGTCGACATAACCATCACTGCCGAG ATGGATGACAAGTTCAGCTTAAGCGCGAAGGAGCTTGCTAGAAACATAAGG